The following proteins come from a genomic window of Musa acuminata AAA Group cultivar baxijiao chromosome BXJ1-7, Cavendish_Baxijiao_AAA, whole genome shotgun sequence:
- the LOC103992114 gene encoding uncharacterized protein LOC103992114 isoform X2 has protein sequence MGNASSMLTQYDIEEVQEHCHYLFSQQEIVALYNRFCQLDRSAKGFISSDEFLSIPEFSLNPLSQRLLKMVDGLNFKVFVAFLSAFSPLATVPQKIELIFKVYDVDGKGRVTFKDLMEVLGDLTGSFMSEEQREIVLSQVLKEAGYSRDSPLLLEDFMKVLCKPGMTMEVEVPVD, from the exons ATGGGGAACGCCTCTTCCATGCTCACCCAGTACGACATCGAGGAAGTCCAAGAGCACTGCCACTACCTCT TCTCGCAGCAGGAGATCGTTGCCCTATACAATCGCTTCTGCCAGCTTGATCGCAGCGCCAAGGGCTTCATCTCCTCTGATGAGTTCCTCTCTATCCCCGAGTTCTCCCTCAACCCACTCTCTCAA AGGCTGCTCAAGATGGTCGATGGGTTGAACTTCAAGGTGTTCGTCGCCTTCCTGTCGGCCTTCAGCCCGCTAGCCACCGTCCCGCAGAAGATCGAAT TGATCTTTAAGGTGTATGACGTTGATGGTAAGGGGAGAGTTACATTCAAGGACTTGATGGAGGTGCTTGGTGACTTGACGGGGTCGTTCATGTCCGAGGAGCAGAGAGAG ATAGTCTTAAGCCAGGTTTTGAAGGAAGCTGGTTACTCAAGAGACTCGCCACTTTTGTTGGAAGACTTTATGAAG GTTCTTTGTAAACCTGGTATGACAATGGAGGTTGAGGTACCTGTTGATTAA
- the LOC103992114 gene encoding uncharacterized protein LOC103992114 isoform X1, whose product MGNASSMLTQYDIEEVQEHCHYLFSQQEIVALYNRFCQLDRSAKGFISSDEFLSIPEFSLNPLSQRLLKMVDGLNFKVFVAFLSAFSPLATVPQKIELIFKVYDVDGKGRVTFKDLMEVLGDLTGSFMSEEQREIVLSQVLKEAGYSRDSPLLLEDFMKAAGSHSETLLEAVIAVRH is encoded by the exons ATGGGGAACGCCTCTTCCATGCTCACCCAGTACGACATCGAGGAAGTCCAAGAGCACTGCCACTACCTCT TCTCGCAGCAGGAGATCGTTGCCCTATACAATCGCTTCTGCCAGCTTGATCGCAGCGCCAAGGGCTTCATCTCCTCTGATGAGTTCCTCTCTATCCCCGAGTTCTCCCTCAACCCACTCTCTCAA AGGCTGCTCAAGATGGTCGATGGGTTGAACTTCAAGGTGTTCGTCGCCTTCCTGTCGGCCTTCAGCCCGCTAGCCACCGTCCCGCAGAAGATCGAAT TGATCTTTAAGGTGTATGACGTTGATGGTAAGGGGAGAGTTACATTCAAGGACTTGATGGAGGTGCTTGGTGACTTGACGGGGTCGTTCATGTCCGAGGAGCAGAGAGAG ATAGTCTTAAGCCAGGTTTTGAAGGAAGCTGGTTACTCAAGAGACTCGCCACTTTTGTTGGAAGACTTTATGAAG GCTGCTGGCTCTCATAGTGAGACTTTACTTGAAGCTGTGATTGCAGTTAGACATTAG